The following are encoded together in the Paenibacillus antri genome:
- the cysW gene encoding sulfate ABC transporter permease subunit CysW — protein sequence MAGYVTNHGAGASTGARPKHLTESPVVRWLLLGVAFLFLGLVLVLPLAAVLVEALSKGAQVYFASITKPDALAAIRLTLLTAAIAVPLNTIFGVAAAWAIAKFQFKGKNLLITLIDLPFAVSPVISGLIFVLLFGAQGLLGPWLQSHDIKIIFALPGIVLATIFVTFPFVARELLPVMQAQGSGEEEAAASMGAGGWRIFWKITLPNIKWGLLYGVILCNARAMGEFGAVSVVSGHIRGMTNTVPLHIEILYNEYQFTASFAVASLLVLLALATLIVKSLMEWKNRALLAGGTKGEDAHAN from the coding sequence ATGGCCGGATACGTAACGAATCATGGGGCCGGCGCCTCAACCGGGGCGAGGCCGAAGCATCTGACCGAGTCTCCCGTCGTTCGATGGCTGCTGCTCGGCGTCGCATTCTTGTTCTTAGGTCTCGTTCTGGTGCTGCCGCTGGCGGCGGTGCTCGTCGAGGCGCTCTCCAAAGGCGCGCAAGTGTATTTCGCATCGATCACCAAACCGGACGCCCTTGCGGCGATAAGGCTGACGCTCCTTACCGCGGCGATCGCGGTGCCGCTCAATACGATCTTCGGGGTAGCGGCCGCCTGGGCGATCGCGAAGTTCCAATTCAAAGGAAAGAATCTTCTCATCACGCTGATCGACCTGCCGTTCGCGGTGTCGCCGGTCATATCCGGTCTCATCTTCGTCTTATTGTTCGGGGCGCAAGGGCTGCTCGGACCCTGGCTGCAAAGCCACGATATCAAGATCATCTTCGCGCTTCCCGGCATCGTGCTCGCGACGATCTTCGTCACCTTCCCGTTCGTGGCGAGGGAGCTGCTCCCCGTCATGCAGGCGCAGGGCAGCGGCGAGGAGGAAGCGGCGGCGAGCATGGGAGCCGGCGGATGGCGCATTTTCTGGAAAATTACGCTCCCGAACATCAAATGGGGTTTATTATACGGCGTCATTCTGTGCAACGCCCGCGCGATGGGCGAATTCGGAGCCGTCTCGGTCGTCTCGGGCCATATTCGGGGCATGACGAACACGGTGCCGCTGCATATCGAAATTTTGTATAACGAATATCAGTTTACGGCGTCGTTCGCGGTCGCCTCGCTGCTCGTGCTGCTGGCGCTCGCGACGCTGATCGTAAAGAGCTTGATGGAATGGAAAAACCGGGCGCTGCTGGCCGGCGGAACGAAAGGAGAGGACGCGCATGCGAATTAA
- the cysT gene encoding sulfate ABC transporter permease subunit CysT has product MRIRFVQKSILPGFGLTMGFTLLYLSVIVLIPLAAVALKATGAGWAELWNAVSSDRVLASFRVTILASFAAAIVNVVFGFLVAWVLTRYSFPGKRFVDGLIDLPFALPTAVAGISLTAIYSQNGWIGQWLEPLGIKVAFTPIGITVALIFIGLPFVVRTVQPVIGELEKEIEEAAVSLGAKRWLTFRKVLFPELLPPLLTGFALAFSRSIGEYGSVVFISGNMPMKTEIVPLLIMTKLEQYDYTGATAIALMMLVFSFLLLLLINVLQWFSHRRFTTK; this is encoded by the coding sequence TTGAGAATTAGGTTCGTACAGAAAAGCATCTTGCCCGGCTTCGGGCTGACCATGGGGTTTACGCTGCTTTACCTTAGCGTCATCGTGTTGATTCCGCTCGCCGCGGTCGCGCTCAAGGCGACGGGAGCAGGCTGGGCGGAGCTGTGGAACGCCGTCTCCAGCGACCGCGTGCTGGCCTCGTTCCGCGTTACGATTCTAGCGTCGTTCGCCGCGGCGATCGTCAACGTCGTCTTCGGCTTCCTCGTCGCCTGGGTGCTCACGCGTTATTCGTTCCCGGGGAAGCGGTTCGTCGACGGCTTGATCGACCTGCCGTTCGCGCTGCCGACCGCGGTCGCGGGCATCTCGCTGACGGCGATCTATTCGCAGAACGGCTGGATCGGCCAATGGCTGGAGCCGCTCGGCATCAAGGTCGCGTTCACGCCGATCGGCATCACGGTGGCGCTCATCTTCATCGGGCTTCCGTTCGTCGTGCGCACGGTGCAGCCGGTCATCGGCGAGTTGGAGAAGGAAATCGAAGAAGCGGCCGTCAGCCTCGGCGCGAAGCGCTGGCTCACGTTCCGCAAGGTGCTGTTCCCCGAGCTGCTGCCTCCGCTCCTGACCGGCTTCGCGCTCGCGTTCTCCCGCTCCATCGGGGAATACGGCTCCGTCGTCTTCATCTCGGGCAACATGCCGATGAAAACCGAAATCGTGCCGCTGCTCATCATGACGAAGCTCGAACAATACGATTACACGGGAGCGACGGCGATCGCGCTCATGATGCTCGTCTTCTCGTTCCTGCTGCTGCTTCTCATCAACGTCCTGCAGTGGTTCAGCCACCGCCGGTTTACGACGAAATAG
- a CDS encoding YezD family protein, producing MKQTNEWDSAWLKRIADSLAGIKYGSVQIVVHDGKIVQIERTEKRRFDSTTRHTGGEGTLEN from the coding sequence ATGAAACAAACGAACGAGTGGGATTCGGCCTGGCTGAAGCGGATCGCGGACAGTCTCGCTGGCATCAAATACGGCAGCGTCCAGATCGTCGTCCACGACGGAAAAATCGTGCAAATCGAACGTACGGAAAAGCGAAGATTCGATTCCACCACCAGACATACTGGAGGCGAAGGGACCCTTGAGAATTAG